One part of the Anopheles merus strain MAF chromosome 3L, AmerM5.1, whole genome shotgun sequence genome encodes these proteins:
- the LOC121599371 gene encoding microfibril-associated glycoprotein 4-like → MKVYRVFLYCVVVIICISKVDGAEQNIPNSSFIGAEYQLIAARLDDLQKTLTEIKLAMKEERATTERKLPDELNLLQHAIFDKLTTLQNQSNKMVIEQIASTTQEQSRKEIQNLASKEDLALFKIDPALYFRSISTRSCKEEPSNRTGEFLIQPTQNDEPFLGYCEQTTFGGGWLVFQYRYDGSVDFYRNWTEYRHGFGSMDGEFWLGLEQLHRLTAARKHELLVELKHFNGSYMYARYDEFEIGNEKDQYPLARLGSYTGTAGDSISIHKGMKFSTKDRDNDKSDESCAKVWKGAWWYHTCGFANLNGGFKNGNDQTSMHWYKTNFMGMAYSRMSIREK, encoded by the coding sequence ATGAAGGTTTATCGCGTCTTTCTTTACTGTGTTGTGGTCATTATATGTATCTCTAAAGTCGATGGTGCTGAACAAAATATTCCTAATTCATCGTTCATCGGTGCTGAGTATCAGCTGATAGCAGCCAGGCTGGATGATCTTCAGAAAACGCTGACCGAGATAAAATTAGCAATGAAGGAAGAACGAGCCACTACTGAGAGAAAGCTACCTGATGAGTTGAATCTACTACAGCATGCTATATTCGACAAGCTGACCACCCTACAGAATCAGTCCAATAAAATGGTCATTGAGCAAATAGCCAGCACTACTCAGGAACAGAGCAGGAAGGAAATTCAAAACCTGGCATCGAAGGAAGATCTTGCCCTGTTCAAGATAGATCCAGCCTTATATTTTCGCAGTATTTCGACTCGATCGTGCAAGGAAGAGCCATCGAATCGCACAGGAGAGTTTTTGATACAACCTACTCAAAACGATGAACCTTTCCTGGGATATTGTGAACAGACTACGTTCGGAGGAGGTTGGTTAGTGTTCCAGTATCGTTACGATGGATCCGTCGACTTTTACCGTAACTGGACCGAGTATCGACACGGGTTTGGCAGCATGGATGGAGAGTTTTGGCTCGGGCTGGAGCAGTTACACCGTTTGACGGCGGCTCGGAAGCACGAGCTTTTGGTGGAGCTGAAACATTTTAATGGCAGCTATATGTACGCACGGTATGATGAATTTGAGATTGGCAATGAGAAGGATCAATATCCGCTGGCGAGGCTAGGATCGTACACCGGAACAGCCGGCGACTCAATTAGCATCCACAAGGGCATGAAGTTTTCGACCAAGGATCGGGACAATGATAAAAGTGATGAAAGTTGTGCTAAGGTATGGAAAGGAGCATGGTGGTACCATACATGCGGGTTTGCTAATCTTAATGGAGGTTTTAAAAATGGTAATGATCAAACATCCATGCATTGGTATAAAACCAATTTTATGGGAATGGCATACTCAAGAATGTCGATTCGCGAGAAGTAA
- the LOC121598921 gene encoding ficolin-1-like yields the protein MCVSKAMVYFLLVTLATTKVRCFEQNDTDSSQVSCETYASKLIEMESAMKKDRDTINQQLLYQKSLSEELLVAIRLLSQAISKNLTTLQTQSDRAEQLDTVKHDQMRKEIETLASKEDLAWFRTKSGLYLQSIAARSCKQVQSERPGKYFIQPAVDAEPFLGYCAQTAFGGGWLVIQHRYDGSVDFRRNWTEYRDGFGSIGAEFWVGLEHLHRMTSARPHELLVELEYFSGKYAYARYSKFVIDSEADHYAIGSGGSSLSEALGVMVDGAPSPNPEISKDRELRLPSGTAADAVRLRQGMKFSTIDRNHDGSADYNCASDVQAAWWYRECYDSNINGIYRVDRDESGLYYTRMLIRET from the exons ATGTGTGTTTCCAAAGCTATGGTGTACTTTCTGCTGGTAACATTAGCCACAACAAAAGTACGCTGTTTTGAGCAAAATGATACAGATTCTTCTCAGGTCAGTTGCGAAACGTATGCATCCAAGCTGATCGAGATGGAATCTGCGATGAAGAAGGATCGAGACACCATCAACCAGCAGCTATTGTATCAGAAGAGCTTGTCGGAAGAGCTACTAGTCGCCATCAGGCTCTTGAGTCAGGCAATTAGTAAGAATCTCACCACCCTGCAAACACAATCGGACAGAGCTGAGCAGCTGGATACGGTCAAGCACGACCAGATGCGGAAGGAGATTGAAACACTTGCATCAAAAGAAGATCTCGCTTGGTTCAGGACTAAATCCGGGTTATATCTTCAAAGTATCGCCGCTCGATCGTGTAAGCAGGTGCAATCGGAGCGACCGGGCAAGTACTTCATACAGCCAGCCGTGGATGCCGAACCATTCCTGGGATACTGTGCACAGACTGCGTTCGGAGGAGGTTGGCTAGTGATTCAGCATCGCTACGATGGATCGGTGGACTTTCGGCGCAACTGGACCGAGTATCGGGACGGGTTTGGAAGCATCGGGGCAGAGTTCTGGGTCGGGCTCGAGCATCTACATCGGATGACATCGGCCCGACCACACGAGCTGTTGGTGGAGCTAGAATATTTCTCAGGAAAATATGCGTATGCCCGGTATAGTAAGTTCGTGATCGACAGCGAAGCGGACCATTATGCCATAGGCAGTGGCGGgtcaagcctctccgaggccctaggcgttatggtagacggggccccttcaccaaatcca GAAATATCTAAAGATA GAGAACTGCGTTTGCCTTCGGGAACGGCCGCAGACGCAGTGCGTTTGCGCCAAGGCATGAAGTTTTCGACGATCGATCGAAACCATGATGGCAGTGCTGATTATAACTGTGCCTCTGATGTCCAGGCAGCATGGTGGTACCGTGAATGTTACGATTCCAATATTAATGGAATTTATAGGGTGGATCGGGATGAAAGTGGTTTATATTATACGCGAATGTTGATACGCGAGACTTAA
- the LOC121598922 gene encoding ryncolin-1-like, with the protein MNEMEAAMKPDRENVGQKQAGVTRSISQLEKNDEPSLTNVKTQLNQMLTEQTVHTKRKKMKQEIQKLVSKNDLARFRVSSGLYLQSISSRPCKEEPSKESGRYILQPTEKDEPFLGYCEQTAFRGGWLVFQYHYDGSVDFYRNWTEYRNGFGSVDGEFWLGLEHLHRMTSARPHELLVELKHFNGSYMYARYNEFKIGSELEPYLLKVGSYSGTADDALGVHKGEKFSTMDRDKDKSDESCAKVWKGAWWYYKCGHSNPNGVYMNSVSKVAIHWSKRNFIGMAYTRMMIRET; encoded by the coding sequence ATGAACGAAATGGAAGCTGCAATGAAGCCGGATCGAGAAAACGTTGGTCAGAAACAGGCTGGCGTCACTCGTAGCATAAGTCAGCtggaaaaaaacgatgaacCAAGTCTCACCAATGTGAAGACTCAGCTGAACCAAATGCTCACTGAGCAAACAGTCCACACTAAGCGAAAAAAGATGAAACAGGAGATTCAAAAGCTCGTCTCAAAGAATGATCTAGCTCGGTTTAGAGTCAGTTCAGGCTTGTATCTGCAGAGCATTTCGTCACGGCCGTGCAAGGAAGAGCCCTCAAAGGAGTCGGGCAGGTACATTTTACAACCAACcgagaaggatgaaccatTTCTGGGATACTGCGAACAGACTGCCTTCAGAGGAGGTTGGTTAGTGTTCCAGTACCATTACGATGGATCGGTTGACTTTTACCGCAACTGGACCGAGTATCGGAATGGGTTCGGAAGTGTAGATGGAGAGTTTTGGCTCGGGTTGGAGCATTTGCATCGGATGACATCGGCCCGACCACACGAGCTGTTGGTGGAGCTGAAGCATTTTAATGGCAGCTACATGTATGCTCGGTATAATGAGTTCAAGATAGGCAGTGAGTTGGAACCATATCTTCTTAAAGTAGGATCTTACTCAGGAACGGCAGATGATGCATTAGGCGTACACAAAGGTGAGAAGTTTTCAACGATGGATCGGGACAAGGATAAAAGTGATGAAAGTTGTGCGAAGGTGTGGAAGGGAGCATGGTGGTACTACAAATGTGGTCATTCCAATCCAAATGGAGTGTATATGAATAGTGTTAGCAAAGTAGCCATACACTGGTCAAAAAGAAACTTCATAGGTATGGCATACACAAGAATGATGATTCGTGAAACTTAA
- the LOC121600457 gene encoding fibrinogen-like protein A: MDVAQLIVVLVLVLCSTSVVSGLSAKSGNTTFSGFAFEMLITKLDYQQNQLIKVETAIKKDQEIIDQKISRIIEVIKQLGQAIGQNLTALQTETNKANENQDHLRRELQKLTTKQDLDLFMINSGLNLRTVSFPSCKKNPSKRSGKYIIQPTEDDEPFLGYCEQTAFGGGWLVFQFRYDGSVNFYRNWTEYRNGFGSIDGEFWLGLEHLHRITSARKHELLVELIDYDGNYKYARYNEFMIGSEKEQYALAKLGLYTGTADDAMKDNKDEKFTTMDRDNDAKLEENCASTRQGAWWYYKCSDSNLNGVYVNRNIKTSMHWSGTQYISMAYSRMLIRET; the protein is encoded by the coding sequence ATGGACGTTGCACAATTGATCGTGGTTTTAGTGTTGGTGTTGTGTTCAACATCAGTAGTCTCCGGTTTATCAGCAAAAAGCGGAAATACCACGTTCTCTGGATTTGCATTCGAGATGCTGATTACTAAATTAGATTATCAACAAAACCAGCTGATCAAAGTCGAAACAGCCATAAAGAAGGATCAAGAAATCATTGACCAGAAGATTTCTAGGATTATTGAGGTCATCAAACAGCTCGGTCAGGCAATTGGCCAAAACCTTACTGCACTGCAGACTGAAACGAATAAAGCCAATGAAAATCAAGACCATCTACGGAGGGAACTACAAAAGCTAACGACAAAACAAGATTTAGATTTGTTTATGATCAATTCTGGCTTAAATCTTCGTACAGTCTCGTTTCCATCGTGCAAGAAGAATCCATCGAAGCGATCGGGCAAGTACATCATACAGCCTACCGAGGATGATGAACCTTTCCTGGGATATTGCGAACAGACTGCTTTCGGAGGAGGTTGGTTGGTGTTCCAGTTTCGTTACGACGGATCGGTGAACTTTTACCGTAACTGGACCGAGTATCGGAATGGGTTCGGAAGTATCGATGGAGAGTTTTGGCTCGGGTTGGAGCATTTGCATCGGATTACATCGGCCCGAAAGCACGAGCTGCTGGTGGAGTTGATAGACTACGATGGAAACTACAAGTACGCACGGTATAATGAGTTTATGATCGGGAGTGAGAAGGAGCAATATGCGTTAGCAAAGCTGGGATTATACACGGGAACGGCAGATGATGCTATGAAAGATAACAAGGACGAGAAGTTCACGACAATGGATCGCGACAATGATGCAAAGTTAGAAGAAAACTGTGCTTCCACACGCCAGGGCGCATGGTGGTACTACAAATGTTCTGATTCAAATCTTAATGGAGTGTATGTAAATAGAAATATCAAAACATCAATGCATTGGTCCGGAACACAATACATAAGTATGGCATACTCTAGAATGTTGATTCGTGAAACTTAA
- the LOC121600488 gene encoding fibrinogen C domain-containing protein 1-like, with the protein MKATMKQDREIFESKLAGVTRSIILLEKTMDQNLTKQQTQLNQMLQDKWNEMKAAMKQDREIVDQKLAGVTRSIIQQEKTLDQNLTNVKTQLIQMLTEQTVHAKRKKMKQEIQKLISKNDLAGVRVSSGLYLQSISSRSCKEEPSKETGKYILQPTDKDEPFVGYCEQTVLGEGWLVFQYRYDGSLDFFRNWTEYRNGFGSIDGEFWLGLEQLHSLTAARKHELLVELKDFDGNYKYARYEEFAIGSEKDQYPLAKLGAYTGTAGDSLHGHKGMKFSTKDRDNDNSPNSSCAVEFKGAWWYEKCHSSNLNGLYRNSESGENMV; encoded by the coding sequence ATGAAAGCTACAATGAAGCAGGATCGAGAAATCTTTGAGTCAAAACTGGCTGGCGTCACTCGTAGCATAATTCTGCTGGAAAAAACGATGGACCAGAATCTCACCAAACAACAGACTCAGCTGAATCAAATGCTACAGGACAAATGGAACGAAATGAAAGCTGCAATGAAGCAGGATCGAGAAATCGTTGACCAAAAACTGGCTGGCGTCACTCGTAGCATAATTCAGCAGGAAAAAACGTTGGACCAGAATCTCACCAATGTGAAGACTCAGCTGATCCAAATGCTCACTGAGCAAACAGTCCACGCTAAGCGAAAAAAGATGAAACAGGAGATCCAAAAGCTCATCTCAAAGAATGATCTAGCTGGGGTTAGAGTCAGTTCAGGCTTGTATCTGCAGAGCATTTCGTCACGGTCATGCAAGGAAGAGCCCTCAAAGGAGACGGGCAAGTACATTTTACAACCAACCGATAAGGATGAACCATTTGTGGGATATTGCGAACAGACTGTATTAGGAGAAGGTTGGTTGGTGTTCCAGTATCGTTACGACGGATCCTTGGACTTTTTCCGCAACTGGACCGAGTATCGAAACGGGTTCGGCAGCATTGATGGAGAGTTCTGGCTGGGATTGGAGCAGTTACACAGTTTGACAGCGGCTCGAAAGCATGAACTGCTGGTGGAGCTGAAAGACTTCGATGGAAACTACAAGTACGCACGGTATGAAGAGTTCGCAATTGGCAGTGAGAAGGATCAATATCCGTTAGCAAAACTGGGAGCATACACGGGAACGGCAGGAGACTCATTGCATGGCCACAAGGGCATGAAGTTTTCGACCAAGGATCGGGACAATGATAATTCGCCAAATTCAAGTTGTGCTGTCGAATTTAAGGGAGCATGGTGGTACGAAAAATGCCACAGTTCAAATCTAAATGGACTTTATAGGAACAGTGAGAGTGGAGAAAATATGGTTTGA
- the LOC121599165 gene encoding seminal metalloprotease 1-like, with product MRAVLLASSALLVLAASINCLPTGGKAVPNTPENVERLAHLRPDELAEELSGQFEGDMVLDDEQMDIVRNRRNGLIAQNRRWPDRTVYYYIHEPDFTQAQIDHIELGVRLLQSQSCLRFHRVSSDAPAYIRVIGSDSGCYSSVGYTGRAQNLNLAPNVPGQGCFRIGTVVHEFLHALGFYHQQSASDRDEFVDIIWDNIQKGTENNFNIYSSSVVTDFNVQYDYGSVMHYGATAFSVNGQRTIIPKDPNATIGQRLSMSERDISKLNWMYGCLGKV from the exons ATG AGAGCTGTTTTGTTGGCGTCCAGTGCTTTGCTAGTGCTTGCAGCATCAATCAACTGCTTGCCGACGGGAGGAAAGGCAGTGCCCAACACTCCCGAGAATG TGGAACGATTGGCTCACCTCAGACCGGATGAGCTTGCCGAGGAGTTAAGTGGTCAGTTCGAGGGTGACATGGTGCTGGACGACGAGCAGATGGATATAGTGCGCAACCGGCGCAACGGTTTGATTGCCCAAAATCGTCGCTGGCCAGACCGTACCGTGTACTACTACATCCACGAGCCTGACTTCA CTCAGGCACAGATCGACCACATCGAGCTGGGCGTCCGACTACTCCAGAGCCAGTCATGCCTTCGGTTCCATCGCGTGTCTTCCGATGCGCCCGCCTACATTCGCGTCATCGGATCCGATTCGGGCTGCTACTCGTCGGTTGGGTACACGGGCCGCGCCCAAAACCTTAACCTGGCGCCAAACGTCCCTGGGCAGGGTTGCTTCCGCATCGGGACGGTGGTGCACGAGTTTCTGCACGCGCTCGGATTCTACCATCAACAGAGCGCCAGCGATCGCGACGAGTTCGTCGACATCATCTGGGACAACATTCAGAAGGGCACGGAGAACAACTTCAACAtctacagcagcagcgtggTGACGGATTTCAACGTGCAGTACGATTACGGCAGCGTGATGCACTACGGTGCGACGGCTTTCTCCGTGAACGGCCAGCGCACGATCATACCGAAGGATCCGAACGCAACGATCGGGCAGCGCCTCAGCATGAGCGAACGTGACATCTCCAAGCTGAACTGGATGTACGGTTGTCTCGGCAAGGTTTAA